A single window of Mugil cephalus isolate CIBA_MC_2020 chromosome 1, CIBA_Mcephalus_1.1, whole genome shotgun sequence DNA harbors:
- the otud3 gene encoding OTU domain-containing protein 3 codes for MSRKQTSKPVRSNKKSELERKRDERAARRAIVKDRKNRPQDADEGAEFVSFSNQLQALGLKLREVPGDGNCLFRALGDQLEGHSRGHLRLRQETVQYMTSHRQDFEPFVEDDVPFAQHLSNLSQPGTFAGNDAIVAFARSQQVKVVIHQLNTPLWEINGAEKQVCRELHIAYRYGDHYDSVRRIGDNSESPAQLRIENLQNSHGQQREFGDGQRDRRKNPSPTTSEDDNVILNSIKNRGIQGEEENLLQLSAATINAEWLVGSALCQSCQGQCASGSCSACKAAATDCSDNKQPAEGSNIQKLKVSNKQRKEQMRQEKKKRQEERHRQKFLQSKGSQDQNQNLPEAVTLVPALNTLSI; via the exons CAAGAGGGATGAACGGGCAGCTCGCAGAGCCATCGTGAAAGACCGCAAGAACCGGCCTCAGGATGCTGATGAAGGTGCAGAATTTGTCAGCTTCTCCAATCAGCTCCAAGCCCTGGGGCTCAAGCTGAGAGAAGTCCCTGGAGATGG GAACTGCTTGTTCAGAGCTCTAGGAGACCAATTAGAAGGTCACTCTCGGGGTCACCTGCGGCTTCGCCAGGAGACTGTCCAGTATATGACGTCCCACCGACAGGACTTTGAACCCTTTGTTGAGGATGACGTCCCCTTTGCACAGCACT TGTCCAACCTTTCTCAGCCCGGTACGTTTGCTGGCAATGACGCTATTGTGGCTTTTGCTCGCAGTCAGCAGGTGAAAGTGGTCATCCATCAGCTGAACACACCGCTGTGGGAG ATAAATGGTGCAGAAAAGCAGGTGTGCAGAGAGCTTCACATTGCCTACCGCTATGGAGACCATTATGACAGTGTCAGGCGGATTGGAGACAACTCTGAGAGTCCGGCTCAGCTTCGCATAGAG AATTTGCAGAATTCTCACGGACAGCAGCGTGAGTTTGGAGATGGTCAGAGGGACAGACGGAAAAACCCTTCTCCTACCACGTCTGAGGACGACAATGTGATCCTGAACTCCATCAAGAATCGAGGAATCCAGG gcgAAGAGGAGAATCTTCTCCAGCTGAGTGCTGCCACAATCAATGCTGAATGGCTGGTTGGTTCTGCATTGTGTCAGTCCTGCCAGGGCCAGTGTGCCTCAGGATCCTGCTCAGCCTGCAAGGCTGCAGCCACAGACTGCAGTGACAACAAGcagccagcagagggcagcaacATACAAAAACTTAAG GTGTCTAATAAGCAGAGGAAAGAACAAATGaggcaagagaagaagaagcgtcAGGAGGAGAGGCACCGGCAGAAGTTTCTCCAAAGCAAAGGAagccaggaccagaaccagaacctgccTGAGGCTGTTACTTTAGTACCAGCTCTCAACACTCTCAGTATATAG